From a region of the Molothrus ater isolate BHLD 08-10-18 breed brown headed cowbird chromosome 15, BPBGC_Mater_1.1, whole genome shotgun sequence genome:
- the NEURL1B gene encoding E3 ubiquitin-protein ligase NEURL1B codes for MGNTVHKTLADTSHQARSVSSRPYYSLPNSSSHERRSVLALAEPPRFHSQAKGKNVRLDAHSRRATRRNSFCNGVTFTNRPIHLYEKVRLKLVAVHHGWSGALRFGFTIHDPSQMSSEEIPKYACPDLVTRPGYWAKALPERFAVRDNILAFWVDRHGRVFYSINDEEPILFHCGIKVSGPLWALIDVYGITHEVQILDSMFAETMTTARLSTARLSTCLPQSNHDSANFNNNELENNQVVAKIANLNLSRVPGLGTDNHIIPCCPSRRQHAQGVPAFLDTDLRFHPTRGPDITFSQDRMVACTNWQESNRTLVFSDRPLHIGESLFVEVGHLGLPYYGALSFGITSCDPSTLRTNELPADPDFLLDRKEYWVVYRAFPVLNSGDILSFMVLPNGEVHHGVNGASRGMLMCVDTSQSLWVFFTIHGVINQLKILGTVQSSPGTVSPSGSPGGSQYDSDSDMAFSVNRSSSASESSLVTAPSSPLSPPISPVFSPPEPSSSKNGECTVCFDSEVDTVIYTCGHMCLCNTCGLKLKKQLNACCPICRRVIKDVIKIYRP; via the exons ACACGAGCCACCAGGCACGCTCGGTGTCCAGCCGTCCCTACTACAGCCTgcccaacagcagcagccatgagcgGCGCTCGGTGCTGGCTCTGGCAGAGCCGCCGCGCTTCCACTCGCAGGCCAAGGGCAAGAACGTGCGGCTGGACGCGCACTCGCGCCGGGCCACGCGCAGGAACAGCTTCTGCAACGGCGTCACCTTCACCAACCGGCCCATCCACCTCTACGAGAAGGTGCGCCTCAAGCTGGTGGCCGTGCACCACGGCTGGAGCGGGGCCCTGCGCTTCGGCTTCACCATCCACGACCCCTCGCAGATGAGCTCCGAGGAGATACCAAAGTACGCCTGCCCCGACCTCGTCACCCGCCCCGGCTACTGGGCCAAGGCCCTGCCCGAGAGGTTTGCGGTCAGGGACAATATCTTGGCCTTCTGGGTGGACCGGCACGGCAGAGTTTTCTACAGTATTAACGATGAGGAGCCCATCTTGTTTCACTGTGGTATTAAAGTTTCCGGGCCTCTTTGGGCGCTCATAGACGTCTATGGAATTACCCATGAAGTGCAAATTTTAG ACAGCATGTTTGCAGAGACCATGACCACGGCCCGGCTCAGCACCGCCCGGCTCAGCACCTGCCTTCCCCAGAGCAACCACGACTCGGCCAACTTCAACAACAACGAGCTCGAGAACAACCAAGTGGTGGCCAAAATTGCAAACCTGAACCTAAGCCGGGTCCCAGGGCTTGGGACTGACAACCACATcatcccctgctgccccagccggCGGCAGCACGCCCAGGGAGTCCCGGCCTTCCTGGACACCGACCTGCGCTTCCACCCCACCCGCGGCCCCGACATCACCTTCTCCCAGGACAGGATGGTGGCCTGCACCAACTGGCAGGAGAGCAATAGGACTTTGGTGTTTTCTGACCGGCCTTTGCACATCGGGGAGAGCCTCTTTGTGGAAGTAGgacacctggggctgccctaCTACGGGGCCCTCTCGTTCGGCATCACCTCTTGTGATCCGAGCACTTTGCGGACAAACGAGCTCCCAGCGGATCCGGATTTTCTCCTGGACCGTAAGGAGTACTGGGTGGTTTACAGGGCCTTCCCAGTGCTCAACAGTGGTGACATCCTCAGCTTCATGGTCTTGCCCAACGGAGAGGTGCACCACGGGGTCAACGGGGCCAGCCGGGGCATGCTCATGTGCGTGGACACCTCACAGTCCCTCTGGGTGTTTTTTACCATCCACGGTGTGATCAACCAGCTCAAAATCCTGG GCACGGTGCAGTCCAGCCCAGGGACGGTGTCTCCCTCAGGATCTCCTGGTGGCTCCCAGTATGACAGTGACTCAGACATGGCCTTCAGCGTCAACAGGTCCTCATCAGCCTCCGAGTCCTCGCTGG TGACCGCCCCCAGCTCCCCTTTGAGCCCCCCCATCTCTCCTGTCTTCTCCCCTCCGGAGCCATCGAGCAGCAAGAACGGGGAGTGCACCGTGTGCTTTGACAGCGAGGTGGACACGGTGATCTACACCTGCGGACACATGTGCCTCTGCAACACCTGTGGTCTTAAGCTGAAGAAGCAGCTCAACGCCTGCTGCCCCATTTGCCGACGGGTCATCAAAGATGTGATTAAGATTTACCGTCCGtag